From the Achromobacter xylosoxidans A8 genome, the window GTCGTGCGCCAGCAGGTCGGTGACGCGCGGCATGGCGCTGTCCAGGGCCTCGCCGCCCGGCGGCAAGGCGTCGGCCTCACGCTGCGCTTCCAGCGAAAAGTCCAGCAGGCGCTGGGTGTAGTCGTAGGTCGGCCCCAAGATCTGGCCGCCCGGGACATCCTTGAAGGTGGACGAGATGCGGCGCTGCAGGCGCATGCGGCCGGTGTCGATGGGCTGGGTGTAGCCGAAGCGCGACAAGGTGGTGCGATAGGCGCGCAGCAGGAACACGGCCTCGATCACGTCGCCCGCGGCCTGCTTGATGGCCAGCGCCGCCAGTTGCGGATCGTAGAGCGAGCCCTCGGCCATGACCCGCGACACCGCCAGCGGCATCTGTTCGCGGATCTGCTCCAGGCTCAGCTCGGGCACTTCGCGGTCGCCGCGCCGGTAGTCGTCCAGCATGCGGTAGGAATTGAGGATGGCGCGTTCGCCCCCTTTTACGGCTACGTACATGTCAGTTCTCCTTGCGCGTGCTGCGCGGCAGCGCGCAAATCCGCCGTTGCTGCGTCAGGAACACGTCGACGCCGAGCGGAAAGCGTTGATGATTGATGCGCCATTCGCGCCAGAAGCCTTCGGGCAGCCCGGCCACGCGCAGGACCTTTTGGCTCTGGATGCCCGGGCCGCTGAGGATGACGGGTTCTCCTTCCGACAGAGACTCGACTTCGATCAGCAAGGTGGTGGACAGATCGGGATAGGCCGGGTCGCCCTGGTGGCAGGACGACAGCGCCGGCGCCTTGCCGCCAGCGGGCACCGCGGCAAAGCGCGCCAACGACGGCGACGGCACGATGGGGCAGCCGCAATGAAAGCGCAGGAAGGCGATCGCGTCCGCGCTGACGCTCTCCGGCAGCCACAGCGGCGTGTCCACGTCCACCAGGGTCAGCAGCAGCGCGGTCATGGCGGGCGACAGACCGGCGGGCACGCCGGTTTCGGCCAGGATCTGGTTGATGCGCCCCGGATGGGCCAGCGCGTCGAGCGCGGCGCGGAACGTGGCCTGCGCGTCGCCGACCGGGTCCGCGAACCCCGGGAGCAGCGCCCGGCCCGAGGCCGCGGCGGCTTGTATCTGTTGTTGCATGTCAGTCCTCGCCTCGCACCATCGTGAAGAATTCCACCTTGGTCTGCGCCGCCACGCGGGCCTGGCGCTCGATCCGTTCCGCATGCAGGCGGGCCAGCGGCTGAATCAGCTGGGCCTGCACCGTGTCATGCCATTCCGGCAGTTGCAGCAATGCGTCGGCCACGGCGGCCTGTTCTGCGTGGCGCTGCGAGCGGCCTTGCACATAGGCGACGCCCACCACGCCCTCGTCCATCGTCACCGCGCAACGTGTCACGCTCATTTCGCCCAGATTGAAGCGGGCGCCGGTGCCGCCGCTGCGGGCGCGCACCATGGCCATGCCGGTCTGCGCCGGACGCAGCGTCCGGTGCTCGGGCTTGCCGGCCAGCGCGCAAAAGGCGCCGTCCAGCGCGGCCGGGTCGGCCAGCGCCAGCACGCGCATCCAGGCGGCGCGTTGCGCGCCCGCCGCATCCTGTCCTGTCTTGGGGTGATCCATTTTTTCCTCTAAACGTCTAGACGACTGGATGGAGTATGATCGCTTCGAAAACGAAGTTCAACAGCCTGGCGTGAATTTTTGATGACAGTTGCAGCCTGCCCGCAGCGCCTTTGCGGCGGCCGCCTCATGGTGCACAATCACTGCCATTCTTCATGAAGCTGATGTGACAGCACGAGCACACCCTATGGTCGAAAGAGGTTCCGGCATCGCCGTCTGGCGGCAAATCGGCGAAGCGCTTGCGGACGATATCCGCAACAAGCTCTATGCGGCAGGCGAACAGCTGCCGTCCGAGCCCGAGCTGGCCGCCAAGTTTTCCGTCAACCGCCACACCATCCGCCGCGCGATGGGCGAACTGGAACAAGGCGGCCTGGTCCGCATCGAGCAGGGCCGCGGCACCTTCGTCCAGGAACACGCGATCGACTACGCCATCGGCAAGCGCACGCGTTTTTCCGAGAACCTGCGCAGCCAGGGCATGCTGGGCCACCAGGAAGTCCTGGGCAGCCAGAGCCTGCGCGCGGGCGATATCGCCAAGCACCTGGGCCTGACCCGTACCGCGCCGCTGTTGCGCGTGCAGATCGTGGGCAAGGCCGAAAACCGCCCCATCAGCGTGTCGGAGCACTTCTTCGACGAAAAGCGTTTCCCTGATTTCGCGGAACGCCTGGCTTCCCTGCGCTCGATCTCCAAGGTCTACACCCACTACGGCATCGGCGACTACACGCGCAAGTGGTCGCGCATCACCGCCGCGCTGCCCACGCCCGAGATCGCCCGCCTGCTGGGCCAGCCCAAGACCCGCCCCATTCTTCAAGTAGAAGCCCTGAACGTAGACCAGCAAGGCGCGCCGCTGCAATACAGCGTCGCCCGCTTCGTCGGCGACATGGTGCAACTGATGGTGACGGACGACACCTGACATACAGGCGCCGCCTGCGCGCGCAGGCGGCGCGGAGCACTCATCCATACGGCTTAACTCATCTAGACATCTGGTTGTAATGCAATCCCGCTAACGTCACGCCATGAACACACACACGCACGCCCCCTCGCCCCTGGCCGGTGTCACAGGCCAACGCATCCTGACGCCGCGCGGCGTCGAGCAGGCCAGCCTGCGCTTCCATGGCGGACTGATCGAAGGCTCCGCCGCCGCGGCGCCGCGCGGCGCGCCCTGGTTCGATGCAGGCAATCTGCTGGTGCTGCCCGGCATCGTGGACCTGCACGGCGACGCCTTC encodes:
- the phnH gene encoding phosphonate C-P lyase system protein PhnH, which gives rise to MQQQIQAAAASGRALLPGFADPVGDAQATFRAALDALAHPGRINQILAETGVPAGLSPAMTALLLTLVDVDTPLWLPESVSADAIAFLRFHCGCPIVPSPSLARFAAVPAGGKAPALSSCHQGDPAYPDLSTTLLIEVESLSEGEPVILSGPGIQSQKVLRVAGLPEGFWREWRINHQRFPLGVDVFLTQQRRICALPRSTRKEN
- the phnG gene encoding phosphonate C-P lyase system protein PhnG, which translates into the protein MDHPKTGQDAAGAQRAAWMRVLALADPAALDGAFCALAGKPEHRTLRPAQTGMAMVRARSGGTGARFNLGEMSVTRCAVTMDEGVVGVAYVQGRSQRHAEQAAVADALLQLPEWHDTVQAQLIQPLARLHAERIERQARVAAQTKVEFFTMVRGED
- the phnF gene encoding phosphonate metabolism transcriptional regulator PhnF, whose amino-acid sequence is MVERGSGIAVWRQIGEALADDIRNKLYAAGEQLPSEPELAAKFSVNRHTIRRAMGELEQGGLVRIEQGRGTFVQEHAIDYAIGKRTRFSENLRSQGMLGHQEVLGSQSLRAGDIAKHLGLTRTAPLLRVQIVGKAENRPISVSEHFFDEKRFPDFAERLASLRSISKVYTHYGIGDYTRKWSRITAALPTPEIARLLGQPKTRPILQVEALNVDQQGAPLQYSVARFVGDMVQLMVTDDT